One window of the Alligator mississippiensis isolate rAllMis1 chromosome 5, rAllMis1, whole genome shotgun sequence genome contains the following:
- the RGS13 gene encoding regulator of G-protein signaling 13, whose amino-acid sequence MSPNICWLCKLFRDDENGITSKLSLEEVLQWSQSFEKLIANKYGTIIYRTYLKTEHSEENIEFWLACETYKKTASQKKRNAMAKKLFKDYIQPHAPKEINIDSPAREAITRNIQKPTQSCFDEAQKIVYMHMERDSYPRFLGSDIYQKLKLQTDRNDSLIH is encoded by the exons ATGAGTCCAAATATTTGTTGGCTGTGTAAGTTATTCAGAGATGATGAAAATGGAATCACTTCTAA ATTGTCTTTGGAGGAAGTACTACAGTGGTCCCAATCTTTTGAAAAGCTGATAGCTAATAAAT aTGGAACTATAATCTATAGGACCTACCTGAAGACTGAACACAGTGAGGAAAACATTGAATTCTGGCTTGCATGTGAGACTTACAAGAAGACTGCatcacagaagaaaagaaatgctATGGCCAAGAAACTTTTTAAAGATTATATTCAACCCCACGCTCCTAAAGAG attaATATTGACAGTCCTGCAAGGGAAGCCATTACCAGGAATATTCAAAAACCAACTCAGTCCTGTTTTGATGAAGCTCAGAAAATTGTTTACATGCATATGGAAAGGGACTCATATCCCAGGTTTCTTGGATCAGATATCTATCAAAAACTTAAGCTTCAGACTGACAGGAATGATTCACTGATACATTAA